One window of Drosophila bipectinata strain 14024-0381.07 chromosome 4, DbipHiC1v2, whole genome shotgun sequence genomic DNA carries:
- the LOC138926825 gene encoding uncharacterized protein, which translates to MLHCYTLESNTRFIVYAKGRTPRFGKAWFAIFVCLSTKAIHIELVSDLTTSAFIAAFKRFWSRRGPISDLYSDNGTTFHGAKRDLAEMQRMAIAQSQDEEISSFMASHEINWHFIPPSAPHFGGIWETGVRSIKLHLKRVIGSSALTFEEYSTLLIQIEGLLNSRPLCAPSDHSLNPLTPSHFLTGQPLTSVPEPSFLDVNINRLQRWRQLQAKVQGFWKRWNLEYLSTLQPRTKWHQDAPNVAVDTLVVLKEPNQPPSKWMLGRVTEVHPGQDQRVRVVTVKTAKGIYKRPITKIAVLP; encoded by the exons ATGCTGCATTGTTACACGCTGGAGTCGAATACACGTTTCATAGTCTACGCCAAAG GCCGGACACCAAGATTTGGCAAAGCTTGGTTTGCGATCTTTGTCTGCCTATCTACAAAAGCGATTCACATAGAATTGGTCAGCGATTTGACGACATCCGCCTTTATAGCCGCTTTCAAACGCTTTTGGTCTCGACGTGGACCTATATCGGATTTATACTCGGACAATGGAACGACTTTCCATGGAGCCAAAAGAGATTTAGCTGAAATGCAACGAATGGCAATAGCTCAAAGTCAAGATGAAGAAATTTCAAGCTTCATGGCCAGCCACGAGATTAATTGGCATTTCATTCCGCCATCTGCTCCCCATTTCGGAGGCATTTGGGAGACTGGTGTGAGATCCATAAAGCTGCACTTAAAACGAGTCATTGGCAGCAGTGCCTTGACATTCGAGGAGTATTCGACCCTGTTAATTCAGATTGAAGGGCTTCTGAACTCTCGCCCTTTATGCGCACCTAGCGATCACAGTCTTAACCCGCTAACTCCTTCTCATTTTCTAACAGGTCAGCCTCTCACTTCGGTACCAGAACCATCTTTCCTGGATGTAAATATCAACAGACTGCAGCGCTGGAGACAACTACAGGCCAAGGTTCAAGGTTTCTGGAAACGTTGGAATCTCGAGTATCTCAGCACGCTTCAACCTCGCACGAAATGGCATCAAGATGCTCCAAATGTTGCCGTGGACACACTGGTTGTGCTGAAGGAGCCCAATCAACCGCCAAGCAAGTGGATGCTAGGACGAGTCACCGAAGTTCATCCTGGCCAGGATCAGAGGGTTCGGGTGGTCAccgttaaaaccgccaagggAATCTACAAGCGCCCTATTACGAAAATTGCTGTGCTTCCTTAG
- the LOC138926827 gene encoding uncharacterized protein produces the protein MELIPAAAGGEDPARYNYLAHHAVFKPDSTTTRCRVVFDGSGKDSTGHSLNSRLHIGPPIQRDLIGVCLRFRQHRYVFCADIEKMFRGILVSDEHTQYQRIVWRKDENATLNHYRLLTVTYGLASSPFIAVRVLKQLSNDYAELYPTAAVVLNRDAYVDDIPTGCDNIKDLIALKDELILLLSEAQFKLRKWSSNCYALLKSLPKEICEYPPEDLEEDRSIRFVKVLGLCWEPKPDYIFFKLETPAFTTALTKRILLSELAKIYDPLGLLSPTVVFLKILFQDSWLSSVDWNEVLPQQICTRWQQFASEMHLLETCRVPRYISAPHQEMELHGFADASSQAYAAVIYSRVEVNNGYAVKLIMAKTRVAPIKPISIPRLELNAAHLLSKLIYLVKQSLTVPISRINCWSDSEIVLHWLSSPPRTWNTYVCNRTAEILEVCPRSCWQHIRSGDNPADCASRGVLPKDLVDHQIWWNGPPWLSQSRSAWPPVKAKFVLSTEEEACLEMKAETKVNLHISDDGNSLSCMINKSSSWSRLLRIVSYCLRFVHRLRERNRLSPFLSAWELQYARAKIFTHAQEEFFNVEYKQLTTGQPLSKKSKLIRYTPF, from the coding sequence ATGGAATTGATTCCGGCTGCTGCAGGCGGTGAGGATCCCGCACGCTACAACTATTTGGCACACCATGCAGTTTTTAAGCCAGATAGTACTACCACACGTTGCCGAGTGGTATTTGACGGCTCTGGAAAGGATTCCACGGGTCATTCTCTTAATTCGCGACTGCATATAGGACCGCCTATTCAACGGGACTTAATTGGAGTATGCCTTCGATTTCGTCAGCATCGTTATGTATTTTGTGCagacatcgagaagatgttTAGAGGCATTTTGGTGTCGGACGAACATACACAGTACCAACGCATAGTTTGGAGGAAGGATGAAAACGCTACGCTGAATCATTATCGACTGTTGACAGTAACATATGGATTAGCTTCATCGCCGTTTATTGCAGTTCGAGTTCTTAAACAGCTCTCGAATGACTATGCCGAATTGTATCCCACCGCTGCTGTCGTGCTCAACAGAGACGCGTACGTTGATGATATTCCTACTGGATGCGACAACATCAAGGATCTCATTGCACTCAAAGATGAATTGATTCTGCTTCTTAGCGAAGCTCAATTCAAATTGCGAAAGTGGAGCTCAAACTGTTACGCCCTTTTAAAGTCGTTGCCAAAGGAGATTTGTGAGTATCCACCAGAGGATTTAGAGGAAGACCGCTCAATTCGATTTGTTAAAGTCCTGGGATTGTGTTGGGAACCAAAACCGGActatattttcttcaaattaGAAACCCCCGCATTTACGACTGCTCTTACTAAACGCATATTGCTTTCAGAACTAGCCAAGATCTACGACCCGCTGGGTTTGCTTTCGCCAACTGTTGTTTTTCTGAAGATCCTATTTCAAGATAGTTGGCTAAGTTCTGTCGATTGGAATGAAGTACTACCGCAGCAAATATGTACACGATGGCAACAGTTTGCATCGGAAATGCAtttattggaaacttgtcGAGTTCCTCGCTACATATCTGCACCACATCAAGAAATGGAACTGCACGGATTTGCTGATGCATCATCTCAAGCGTATGCTGCCGTCATCTATAGCCGCGTCGAAGTCAACAATGGATATGCTGTCAAACTGATTATGGCTAAAACTCGCGTAGCCCCTATTAAGCCTATCTCCATTCCGCGACTAGAGTTAAACGCAGCTCATTTACTCTCTAAACTGATTTATCTGGTCAAGCAATCATTAACTGTTCCTATTTCCAGAATTAATTGTTGGTCAGACTCTGAAATAGTCCTGCATTGGCTATCTTCTCCGCCTAGGACTTGGAACACCTATGTTTGCAACCGCACTGCTGAAATTCTAGAGGTTTGCCCACGCAGCTGCTGGCAACATATTCGAAGTGGTGATAATCCCGCAGACTGCGCATCGCGAGGAGTACTGCCAAAGGACCTCGTGGATCATCAAATATGGTGGAATGGACCACCTTGGCTATCTCAGTCACGTTCAGCTTGGCCACCTGTTAAAGCTAAGTTTGTTCTGTCGACAGAAGAAGAGGCCTGCCTAGAGATGAAGGCTGAAACGAAAGTTAATCTACACATTTCCGACGACGGAAATTCGCTATCTTGTATgatcaacaaatcctcctcaTGGTCCCGTTTATTAAGGATAGTCAGCTACTGCCTTCGCTTCGTTCATCGTCTTCGTGAGAGGAATCGACTTTCACCATTCCTATCGGCGTGGGAGCTACAATATGCACGAGCTAAGATTTTTACGCACGCTCAAGAGGAGTTCTTCAACGTGGAGTACAAGCAGTTAACTACCGGACAGCCATTGTCGAAGAAATCGAAGTTGATCCGCTACACACCCTTTTAG